From the genome of Populus alba chromosome 10, ASM523922v2, whole genome shotgun sequence, one region includes:
- the LOC118061011 gene encoding uncharacterized protein, which produces MSNKSPIFPMPEPQHFSDYGFDPQIDYFQLSEEARNRKRKTITARFPVDSIHLKLRKPISNEESASRKVHKANKKKKKWWRNAMLFFKWKCIHSNHKDYYVDREEDVLEARARAFSASISAGSVYLIDSLSGSSTPSRSTSRPSSGPLAGTLTPARKGDMEIPYLSLRELNMEQQQQRSSTSAKPIYLVT; this is translated from the exons ATGTCAAACAAGTCCCCAATTTTTCCCATGCCAGAACCTCAACACTTCAGCGACTATGGCTTTGACCCACAGATTGATTACTTTCAG TTGTCGGAGGAAGCAAGAAATCGCAAGAGAAAGACTATAACAGCAAGGTTTCCCGTTGACTCCATACACTTGAAGCTCCGAAAGCCCATTTCAAATGAAGAGTCTGCAAGTAGAAAGGTCCACAAAgccaacaagaagaagaagaagtggtgGAGAAATGCAATGTTGTTCTTTAAGTGGAAGTGTATCCACAGTAATCACAAAGATTATTATGTTGATCGTGAAGAAGATGTGCTCGAAGCAAGGGCTAGAGCTTTCAGTGCTTCAATCTCTGCAGGATctgtttatttaattgatagTTTAAGTGGGTCAAGTACTCCTTCCAGGTCCACTAGCAGACCGTCCTCAGGGCCTCTAGCTGGAACCTTGACTCCTGCAAGAAAAGGTGACATGGAGATACCTTATTTGAGCCTGAGGGAGCTTAACATGGAGCAGCAACAGCAGAGGAGTTCTACTTCTGCTAAGCCAATATATTTGgtcacttaa